In one window of Shewanella goraebulensis DNA:
- a CDS encoding c-type cytochrome: MMKKINKILVCVTLALCFGSQVQAADGGNPKKGKHLYKKECKACHGVGDEGGEITPMSKTMSQWDRFFKRNKHKAKAEVFNALDEQELLDIQQFLYDHAADSDQPQTCG; encoded by the coding sequence ATGATGAAAAAAATAAATAAAATACTCGTATGTGTCACCCTCGCTTTATGTTTTGGATCACAAGTTCAAGCTGCTGATGGAGGTAATCCTAAAAAAGGCAAACACCTCTATAAAAAAGAGTGCAAGGCTTGTCATGGCGTAGGCGATGAAGGTGGAGAGATAACCCCAATGAGCAAGACTATGAGCCAATGGGACCGTTTTTTTAAGCGTAATAAACACAAAGCAAAAGCTGAAGTATTCAATGCCTTGGATGAACAAGAACTATTAGATATCCAACAGTTCCTATATGACCATGCAGCGGATTCAGACCAACCACAAACCTGTGGTTAG
- a CDS encoding LysR family transcriptional regulator, giving the protein MNTEINLVDIRAFVVIAEQGNFTQAAEVLGCSRSHLSKQLLSLETFLGVSLIIRTTRTQRLTDQGELFLQQCQQALHQIEQAVATTVDSAERLKGNIYINCVGGILGEEIIVKLVNDFIQLYPDITIDLDFSSQRVDLIEDHFDAVFRMGELADSGLIARKLMDIKNCTLASPAYLGKYGQPTHPNQLNKHACIVGSINHWRFEQLSSNKDGVEVAIKGSFRCKNGRAMKISALAGNGIVRLPYLYCSEEIRTNELVEVFSDWHIPDTPFYVLYHKDKFQPERLKKFIQFTHEKFKTYLPDL; this is encoded by the coding sequence ATGAATACAGAAATAAATTTAGTAGATATCCGTGCTTTTGTGGTGATTGCAGAGCAAGGTAACTTTACTCAAGCTGCAGAAGTATTGGGCTGTTCACGCTCGCACTTATCTAAACAATTATTGAGTTTAGAAACATTTCTAGGTGTCAGTCTGATTATTCGCACCACCAGAACGCAACGATTGACAGATCAGGGCGAGCTATTTTTACAACAATGCCAGCAAGCGTTACATCAAATTGAGCAAGCTGTGGCTACCACAGTAGATAGTGCGGAACGTCTTAAAGGCAATATTTATATTAATTGTGTGGGAGGGATTTTAGGCGAAGAAATTATCGTGAAGTTGGTCAATGACTTTATCCAACTCTACCCTGATATCACTATCGACTTGGATTTTAGCAGTCAACGAGTGGATTTGATTGAAGATCATTTTGATGCGGTGTTTAGAATGGGCGAATTGGCAGACTCGGGCCTTATTGCCAGAAAGTTGATGGATATAAAAAACTGCACCTTAGCATCACCTGCATATCTTGGAAAATATGGACAGCCGACACACCCGAACCAACTCAATAAGCATGCTTGTATCGTAGGTTCAATAAATCACTGGCGTTTTGAGCAACTAAGCTCAAACAAAGACGGCGTAGAAGTAGCGATTAAAGGTAGCTTTAGATGTAAAAATGGCCGCGCGATGAAAATCAGTGCGTTAGCGGGTAACGGCATAGTTAGGTTGCCGTATTTGTATTGCTCTGAAGAAATTCGAACCAATGAATTAGTCGAGGTATTTAGTGATTGGCACATACCAGATACGCCGTTTTATGTGCTTTATCATAAAGATAAATTTCAACCTGAACGTTTAAAAAAATTTATACAATTTACCCATGAAAAATTTAAAACTTATCTGCCTGATTTATAG
- a CDS encoding SDR family oxidoreductase gives MKQLIVITGASSGIGAAMAKAFSAKGHPLLLLARRIEPMQALQLENSLSISVDVTDATAMKQAIATAEEKFGPVGCLINNAGVMLLGQADVQEPAEWSQMLNVNVMGVLNGIHCVLADMKARKTGTIINVSSIAGRKTFPNHAAYCATKFAVHALTENIREEVAMDDVRMVTIAPGAVETELLSHTTNQDIKDGYADWKEVMGGVLAAEHIAETAVFAYEMPQNVCVREIVLAPTRQQP, from the coding sequence ATGAAACAACTTATCGTAATTACAGGCGCATCTTCAGGTATTGGTGCAGCAATGGCTAAAGCATTTAGTGCAAAAGGCCACCCTCTATTATTGCTGGCTCGTCGCATTGAACCAATGCAGGCGCTACAACTAGAAAACAGCTTATCAATCAGTGTTGATGTGACTGACGCTACAGCAATGAAGCAAGCTATTGCCACTGCAGAAGAAAAATTTGGACCAGTGGGCTGCTTAATTAACAATGCTGGTGTGATGTTACTAGGCCAAGCTGATGTTCAAGAACCTGCTGAATGGAGCCAAATGCTCAACGTCAATGTGATGGGCGTTTTGAATGGTATTCACTGTGTACTTGCTGATATGAAAGCCCGCAAAACAGGTACCATTATCAATGTAAGCTCTATTGCAGGTCGTAAAACGTTCCCGAATCACGCAGCATACTGTGCGACAAAATTTGCAGTACACGCACTAACTGAGAACATTCGCGAAGAAGTCGCAATGGATGATGTACGTATGGTCACTATCGCTCCTGGTGCAGTTGAAACAGAGCTATTGAGCCATACCACCAACCAAGACATTAAAGATGGTTACGCAGACTGGAAAGAAGTAATGGGCGGTGTATTAGCTGCTGAACATATTGCTGAGACAGCTGTATTTGCTTACGAAATGCCACAAAATGTTTGTGTTCGTGAAATCGTTTTAGCTCCAACTCGTCAGCAACCATAA